The genomic interval TCCTTCATCGACGGCGATAAGTTTATCGACGCGGTGAAGTTCACCGAGGCCAACGCCGATTTCCACGAGTTCCTCTTCCGCCGCGCAAACAACGAGGCGCTGCTTGCGGCGTACCAGAACCTCCAGGTTGTTCAAGAAATGAACGCAACCCTTCCAGGCGCCGAGTGGATTGATCCGGCAATTGCCACCGAGCACTTGGCGCTTGTCGACGCCGTCTCCCAGAATGATCTCGAGACCGCGAGAACAATCATTCGTGAACACGCGGAGCACGGCATTGACACTATGGTTAAGGCCCTCGAGAAATGAGCGCGCCAGTAGGACAAGGCATCGAAGGTCGCCCCACTCACGTCACCCCGGAACGCTTCTTTGGCCAGGGTGTTGTGGTTACCGGAGCGGCTCAAGGCATCGGCATGGCAGTGGCACACCGCATCGCATATGAGGATGGCAACCTAGTGTTGGTGGACCGTTCCCCGCTGGTGCATGAAGTTGCCGAAGAGCTGCGTAAAGCAGGCGCCGGAACGGTGGATTCTTTCATCGCCGATCTGGAAACCTTTGAAGGCGCAACTGATGCTTTGGAATTTGCCGGGCAGAAGTTGAAGAACCTTGATGTGGTGATCAACAACGTTGGTGGCACCATCTGGGCGAAGCCTTATCAGGAATACTCTGAGGAAGAGATCCGCAAGGAAATCAACCGAAGCCTCTTCCCCACCTTGTGGATGTGCCGGGCCGCGTTGCCAATTCTGATCGGAAATGGTGGTGGAACGATCGTTAATGTGTCCTCCATCGCGACCGGTGGTATCAACCGTGTTCCTTATGCTGCAGCAAAGGGTGGCGTCAACGGCATTGTTTCTGCCATGGCCCGCGAAGCTGCACCGCATAATGTGCGCGTGGTGGCAACGGCTCCCGGTGGCACGCTCGCTCCGGAACGTGCCGTCAAACGAGGCCCTGGGCCAGAGGGCGAATTGGAAGAAAAGTGGTATCAGCAAATCGTTGATCAAACCATTGATTCCAGTTTGATGAAGCGCTACGGCACCCTAGAGGAGCAGGTCGCGCCGATCTGTTTCCTCGCTTCTGAGGAAGCTTCCTACATCACTGGATCAGTCATGCCAGTCGGTGGAGGCGACCAGGGATAACCCTTGGTCAATCTTAGGGATTTGTACCTGTTTTTGCAGGTACAAGTCCCTTTTTTCGTCTAGTATTGATTTATGGTTGCCTCAGTCTCTTTCACCCCGTCATCGTCCCAAACGTTCCTACCGCGGGCGTCGATCATCGTGCAAGAAGTCAGCACACAGATCAAAAGATTAGAATCCGGCGAAGGCAAACTCTTCCACATCAGTGGCCAGCCCGGCGCGGGTAAAACAGAGTTCGGCATGCAGCTTATCGACGAGCTCCAAGGCTGGACCGTGGTACGTGCCACTTCCCTGTCGTGGCTGAAAAACAGCCCCCGAAACCTCCTTGGACACATCGCCCACAAATTGGGTGCGCACTCCGCCAACTCCATCCGTGGTGTGATCGACCGTCTCGATGCCTCCACCGTGGTGATCGTTGACGATGTCCACTGGGCCGACGTGGAATCCATGCAAAAACTCATCGAATATTCCATGCGCATGGTTTCTGGCCGTTTCGCACTCATCATGATTGGCCTTGATGAAGAGAACTTAGTGTTCCACGATGAGGTGGTCTCGCTCCCCTCCATCGCAGACTCCACCTACGTATTGCCGCCGATGAGTATTGAAGAAATCCGCCAGCTTGCGCTTACCGATGTCCGCGGCCGCATCAGCACCACCACCGCCACAGACATCCAGCGCATCACCGGCGGCATCTACGGGCGAGTCAAAGAAGTCCTCCACTCGGAATCCCCCGATCACTGGCGAATGCCCAACCCAAATATTCCCATCCCACAAAGCTGGCATGCCAACCTGTTGAGACGCATCACCAACGAAGAAGTCTGGCATGTACTACTCGCCGTCGCTGTCCTTCCCTCCGGAGGCCCCATTGACCTGGTAAAACTCCTAGGCAACGACCCCACGGGCATGCTTTGCGACGACGCCGTCCGCTCAGGCCTGCTCCGCGTGCTGCCGTCTGACGGCCAACCACAAGTGGATTTGGTCCTGCCGATCGACCGCGCCGTACTGCAATCACGCACTCCGCTCAACATTCTGGCGCAGTTGCACCACAAGGCAGCCGAATATTACGGCAAGTGGAATCAAAAAGATGCCCAACTGGAGCACGAAGCATTTGCTGCAATTGATCCAAATGATCCAGCAGTGCGAGCCCTAGCGCAGCGCGGATATGCGTTGGGTAGGACTGGCCACTGGATGGAATCGGCACACGCCCTATCTCTTGCCGCGAACCGCACTGCACA from Corynebacterium glutamicum ATCC 13032 carries:
- a CDS encoding 1,6-dihydroxycyclohexa-2,4-diene-1-carboxylate dehydrogenase yields the protein MSAPVGQGIEGRPTHVTPERFFGQGVVVTGAAQGIGMAVAHRIAYEDGNLVLVDRSPLVHEVAEELRKAGAGTVDSFIADLETFEGATDALEFAGQKLKNLDVVINNVGGTIWAKPYQEYSEEEIRKEINRSLFPTLWMCRAALPILIGNGGGTIVNVSSIATGGINRVPYAAAKGGVNGIVSAMAREAAPHNVRVVATAPGGTLAPERAVKRGPGPEGELEEKWYQQIVDQTIDSSLMKRYGTLEEQVAPICFLASEEASYITGSVMPVGGGDQG